The genomic stretch GTGAGCCGCGTCTTGGAGGGGCGGAGCTGCTTAATCATTTCTATCAGATCTACTGTGAAAATATGCATTTTCTCGGCTCCCCTCCCCATGCCCAGACTTGGTTTGAGGCTCTGGTTCTACGAATGGGGGAAAGGGCCCGGGTAGGGGTAGTCTATCTAAAAGAGAAACCCCTGGCGGCCGGGATTATTCTTCTTGCCGGCCAAACGGTGACTATTCCCTGGGCCTCCTCCCTAAGGGCCTACAAGAGGATCAGCCCCAATATGCTTCTTTACTGGAGTTTTCTGGCCTTTGCTGCCGACAATGACTTTCTCGTCTTTGACTTCGGACGTTCGAGCCCTGGAAGCGGGACTTATCGTTTTAAGACCCAGTGGGGAGCCCGGCCACAGCCCCTTTTCTGGTATGATATTCCGGCCCCAAGGGCTGGAAGACAGAGCGCCTCAAGGCTCAGACCTCTGGTGGAGGACCTCTGGCGTCATCTTCCCGCGGGGCTGGTCAATAAAATTGGCCCCCGGCTGAGGAAGTATATATCCCTATGAGCCAAGCCATCTATATCGCCCATCGTATTCCTTTCCCTCCCAACAAAGGAGAAAAAATTCGGGCCTATCACTTTCTTAAATTCATCTCCCAAAGGTATCCTACTCACCTCTTCTGCCACATAGACGAAGAGCGCGACCTGGAGGCCCTCAAAGCTGTTGATCTCCCTCTTAAAGGGCTTCATTATCATTTTCTGCCGCGCTCAAAGCGGAAAAGTCGCTGTTTCAAGGCCATCCTGGATGGTCGTCCTCTCTCAGTGGCCTATTTCTATGATCGGCCTCTGGAGGTGCCTTTGCGCCATCTTTTAAAGGAGGCCGACATTGGCCTTATCTTTTGCTCCTGTTCACCTACGGCCGAATATCTTTTCCGGGCCCAGGGCCTGCTTGAGCAGCGGCCCAAACCCCGGCTTCTGATGGATTTCATGGATGTTGATTCAGACAAATGGGATCGGCTCTCCCGGAGGGTGCCCCCTCCTATGGCCTGGATCTACTCCTTGGAGGCCAAAAGGCTTAGAGCCTACGAGGGAAGAATAGCCCGTTTCTTTGATCATCTCTTTCTGGTTACCGAGGCCGAGGCCTCGCTCTTTCGGCAATGCGTTTCCTCTGGTTCGGTAGCGGTGGTAGAAAATGGGGTTGATTTGATCCGCTTTCATCCCGG from Thermosulfuriphilus ammonigenes encodes the following:
- a CDS encoding FemAB family XrtA/PEP-CTERM system-associated protein yields the protein MDIRPACKEDQPRWDAFVESFDGGPYLLWAWGEAIEVAYGHKAHYLLAEEKGRILGVLPLVLFSLPLGRKALVSLPFCDYGGPLASSEEATRALLSAARELKDKLGASVLKIRSREPLPESELPANTAKVRLLLDLPSGSEALFKALKSKVRSQVRRPVKEGCEPRLGGAELLNHFYQIYCENMHFLGSPPHAQTWFEALVLRMGERARVGVVYLKEKPLAAGIILLAGQTVTIPWASSLRAYKRISPNMLLYWSFLAFAADNDFLVFDFGRSSPGSGTYRFKTQWGARPQPLFWYDIPAPRAGRQSASRLRPLVEDLWRHLPAGLVNKIGPRLRKYISL
- a CDS encoding TIGR03087 family PEP-CTERM/XrtA system glycosyltransferase; amino-acid sequence: MSQAIYIAHRIPFPPNKGEKIRAYHFLKFISQRYPTHLFCHIDEERDLEALKAVDLPLKGLHYHFLPRSKRKSRCFKAILDGRPLSVAYFYDRPLEVPLRHLLKEADIGLIFCSCSPTAEYLFRAQGLLEQRPKPRLLMDFMDVDSDKWDRLSRRVPPPMAWIYSLEAKRLRAYEGRIARFFDHLFLVTEAEASLFRQCVSSGSVAVVENGVDLIRFHPGYRSPLSKEGPVLVFTGAMDYWPNVEAVVWFTREVFPIVKAAFPGVSFYIVGKDPAKEVKALAETPGVVVTGWVSDSRDYIALADVCVAPLRLARGVQNKVLEAMAMGRPVVATYEAFEGIRAEAGRDLLVADSAGDFARAVIRLLKDPDLARAIARAARSQVEQEYSWERSFQVLKEFLPR